In a single window of the Cucumis melo cultivar AY chromosome 11, USDA_Cmelo_AY_1.0, whole genome shotgun sequence genome:
- the LOC103498919 gene encoding probable inactive histone-lysine N-methyltransferase SUVR2 isoform X3, whose product MAPNPRVSKAFRAMKDIGISEDMTKPVLKKLLKLYDKNWELIEEENYRVLADAIFDEEDSKVVEEKKCQNSQVEDFGEEVQAPDEPERPLKRLRLRGQETQVDGMALKKPKLEDDAFPEASSQQQMQLSGPKRSETGPSSRRVDKGKEPMSPRVVTRVKKSSLERQSAAVRIKEPGADSGVKNSIVRASGTHALLKPKDEPVTDDTFANELPIAAIHPDSSRKEDYSIANDSVRKADGQVAQVSYPSDGGNKDDGTETSSCKRITGSELANVMEELHPNLEIASSALGEVKISLCCDSTFGRPDFRMPTRDAVIKYMEEKCLHSYKIIDPTFSVMKLLSDMCECFLELGTDSPDEQQEGSISRVPLLDVIENSDPMDTPGTVANEENLNLPSSVNEPVSTSVNELVSTICDGELAPQVPGIIESSSVFNDQTIHESSKSIEIPNGHSEDEARKEFDNLEPANPHNLMVVSQSHQGTDELSFSHDVDDITKGEERVQVSWVNEINKEHPPFFHYIPRSLIFQSAFVNFSLSLIGNDNCCQSCFGNCLTSSVPCACARETGDGYAYTPEGLVKEDFLEEWISLARESQGSHQFYCNECPLERLKNDDCLEPCKGHLERKLIKECWSKCGCHKHCGNRVVQRGITCKLQVFFTADGKGWGLRTLEDLPKGSFVCEYAGEILTISEMYHRKVQSTKNEVHVDPVLLDGFWNKEGPFKEEKALCLDATNFGNVARFINHRCFDANLVDIAVEIETPDHHNYHLALFTTRKIEAMEELTWDYGIDFNDLDDHVKPFLCQCGSQFCRNMKRSSR is encoded by the exons ATGGCACCGAATCCTCGAGTTTCGAAAGCTTTTCGTGCAATGAAGGATATTGGGATCAGTGAAGATATGACAAAACCAGTCTTAAAAAAACTCCTGAAATTGTATGATAAGAACTGGGAACTTATTGAAGAAGAGAACTATAGAGTTCTTGCAGATGCTATATTTGACGAGGAAGATAGTAAG GTCGTAGAGGAGAAGAAATGTCAGAATTCTCAA GTAGAAGATTTTGGGGAAGAAGTTCAGGCGCCTGATGAGCCAGAACGCCCTCTGAAAAGGTTGCGCTTAAGAGGCCAAGAAACCCAGGTGGATGGGATGGCTTTGAAAAAGCCAAAGTTGGAAGATGATGCGTTTCCTGAAGCCAGTTCTCAACAGCAGATGCAGTTAAGTGGGCCTAAGAGGTCTGAAACTGGTCCAAGTTCTCGTCGTGTAGACAAAGGGAAGGAACCTATGTCACCCCGTGTGGTTACAAGAGTGAAAAAATCTAGCCTAGAGAGACAATCTGCTGCTGTGCGTATTAAGGAACCAGGGGCTGATTCAGGTGTAAAAAATTCCATAGTGAGGGCATCCGGGACTCATGCGTTGCTCAAACCTAAAGATGAGCCTGTTACTGATGATACATTTGCAAATGAGTTGCCTATTGCTGCGATTCATCCAG ATTCTTCAAGAAAAGAAGATTATTCAATTGCGAATGATTCAGTTAGGAAGGCAGATGGCCAAGTTGCTCAAGTATCATATCCTTCAGATGGAGGTAACAAAGATGATGGTACGGAAACCTCATCATGTAAGAGGATTACAGGCAGTGAGCTTGCAAATGTCATGGAAGAATTACATCCTAACTTAGAGATTGCATCATCGGCCCTGGGAGAGGTAAAAATTTCTTTGTGCTGCGACTCCACTTTTGGACGACCAGATTTCCGTATGCCTACTCGTGATGCAGTTATAAAATATATGGAGGAAAAATGTCTGCACTCATATAAAATCATTGACCCCACGTTTTCTGTTATGAAACTGTTGAGTGATATGTGCGAGTGCTTCTTGGAATTGGGAACTGATTCTCCTGATGAACAACAGGAAGGTTCAATTAGTAGAGTTCCACTTCTAGATGTAATCGAGAATTCAGATCCAATGGATACTCCAGGGACTGTTGCTAATGAAGAAAATTTGAATCTACCCTCTTCTGTGAATGAACCAGTCAGTACTTCTGTGAATGAACTAGTCAGTACTATCTGTGATGGAGAACTTGCACCACAAGTTCCTGGTATCATAGAGTCTTCAAGTGTTTTCAATGACCAGACTATCCATGAGAGCTCTAAAAGCATAGAAATACCAAACGGTCATTCTGAAGATGAAGCCAGGAAGGAGTTTGATAATCTTGAGCCTGCAAATCCACACAATTTGATGGTTGTTTCACAGAGTCATCAAGGTACCGATGAATTAAGCTTCTCTCATGATGTGGATGATATAACCAAGGGAGAAGAAAGGGTTCAAGTTTCTTGGGTGAATGAAATTAATAAAGAGCATCCACCATTCTTTCACTATATACCTCGCAGTCTAATTTTCCAAAGCGCTTTTGTaaacttctctctctctctgatTGGTAACGATAATTGTTGCCAGTCTTGTTTTGGAAATTGCCTTACATCTTCTGTCCCATGTGCTTGTGCACGGGAAACTGGGGATGGGTATGCATACACACCAGAAGGTCTTGTTAAGGAAGATTTTTTGGAAGAGTGGATCTCTCTTGCTCGTGAATCTCAAGGAAGCCACCAGTTCTATTGCAATGAGTGTCCCCTTGAAAGATTGAAGAATGATGATTGTTTAGAACCCTGCAAAGGCCACTTAGAGAGGAAGCTTATAAAAGAATGTTGGAGTAAATGTGGTTGCCATAAGCATTGTGGCAATAGAGTGGTGCAGCGAGGAATAACTTGCAAGTTGCAG GTATTTTTTACTGCCGATGGAAAAGGATGGGGCCTTAGAACCCTTGAAGACCTACCTAAAGGGTCTTTTGTTTGTGAATATGCTGGAGAAATATTAACCATTTCAGAAATGTATCATAGAAAGGTGCAAAGCACCAAAAATGAGGTGCATGTTGACCCAGTATTATTAGATGGCTTTTGGAATAAAGAAGGGCCTTTCAAGGAGGAAAAAGCTCTCTGCTTGGATGCAACAAACTTTGGAAATGTTGCCAGATTTATCAATCACAG ATGCTTTGATGCAAACTTGGTTGACATTGCAGTTGAAATAGAGACTCCAGATCATCATAATTATCAT CTTGCCttattcactacaagaaaaataGAGGCCATGGAAGAGTTAACTTGG GATTATGGCATTGATTTTAACGATCTTGATGATCATGTTAAGCCTTTTCTCTGTCAATGTGGCAGCCAGTTCTGCAGAAATATGAAACGATCTTCTA GATGA
- the LOC103498919 gene encoding probable inactive histone-lysine N-methyltransferase SUVR2 isoform X6, with the protein MAPNPRVSKAFRAMKDIGISEDMTKPVLKKLLKLYDKNWELIEEENYRVLADAIFDEEDSKVVEEKKCQNSQVEDFGEEVQAPDEPERPLKRLRLRGQETQVDGMALKKPKLEDDAFPEASSQQQMQLSGPKRSETGPSSRRVDKGKEPMSPRVVTRVKKSSLERQSAAVRIKEPGADSGVKNSIVRASGTHALLKPKDEPVTDDTFANELPIAAIHPDSSRKEDYSIANDSVRKADGQVAQVSYPSDGGNKDDGTETSSCKRITGSELANVMEELHPNLEIASSALGEVKISLCCDSTFGRPDFRMPTRDAVIKYMEEKCLHSYKIIDPTFSVMKLLSDMCECFLELGTDSPDEQQEGSISRVPLLDVIENSDPMDTPGTVANEENLNLPSSVNEPVSTSVNELVSTICDGELAPQVPGIIESSSVFNDQTIHESSKSIEIPNGHSEDEARKEFDNLEPANPHNLMVVSQSHQGTDELSFSHDVDDITKGEERVQVSWVNEINKEHPPFFHYIPRSLIFQSAFVNFSLSLIGNDNCCQSCFGNCLTSSVPCACARETGDGYAYTPEGLVKEDFLEEWISLARESQGSHQFYCNECPLERLKNDDCLEPCKGHLERKLIKECWSKCGCHKHCGNRVVQRGITCKLQVFFTADGKGWGLRTLEDLPKGSFVCEYAGEILTISEMYHRKVQSTKNEVHVDPVLLDGFWNKEGPFKEEKALCLDATNFGNVARFINHRTKTC; encoded by the exons ATGGCACCGAATCCTCGAGTTTCGAAAGCTTTTCGTGCAATGAAGGATATTGGGATCAGTGAAGATATGACAAAACCAGTCTTAAAAAAACTCCTGAAATTGTATGATAAGAACTGGGAACTTATTGAAGAAGAGAACTATAGAGTTCTTGCAGATGCTATATTTGACGAGGAAGATAGTAAG GTCGTAGAGGAGAAGAAATGTCAGAATTCTCAA GTAGAAGATTTTGGGGAAGAAGTTCAGGCGCCTGATGAGCCAGAACGCCCTCTGAAAAGGTTGCGCTTAAGAGGCCAAGAAACCCAGGTGGATGGGATGGCTTTGAAAAAGCCAAAGTTGGAAGATGATGCGTTTCCTGAAGCCAGTTCTCAACAGCAGATGCAGTTAAGTGGGCCTAAGAGGTCTGAAACTGGTCCAAGTTCTCGTCGTGTAGACAAAGGGAAGGAACCTATGTCACCCCGTGTGGTTACAAGAGTGAAAAAATCTAGCCTAGAGAGACAATCTGCTGCTGTGCGTATTAAGGAACCAGGGGCTGATTCAGGTGTAAAAAATTCCATAGTGAGGGCATCCGGGACTCATGCGTTGCTCAAACCTAAAGATGAGCCTGTTACTGATGATACATTTGCAAATGAGTTGCCTATTGCTGCGATTCATCCAG ATTCTTCAAGAAAAGAAGATTATTCAATTGCGAATGATTCAGTTAGGAAGGCAGATGGCCAAGTTGCTCAAGTATCATATCCTTCAGATGGAGGTAACAAAGATGATGGTACGGAAACCTCATCATGTAAGAGGATTACAGGCAGTGAGCTTGCAAATGTCATGGAAGAATTACATCCTAACTTAGAGATTGCATCATCGGCCCTGGGAGAGGTAAAAATTTCTTTGTGCTGCGACTCCACTTTTGGACGACCAGATTTCCGTATGCCTACTCGTGATGCAGTTATAAAATATATGGAGGAAAAATGTCTGCACTCATATAAAATCATTGACCCCACGTTTTCTGTTATGAAACTGTTGAGTGATATGTGCGAGTGCTTCTTGGAATTGGGAACTGATTCTCCTGATGAACAACAGGAAGGTTCAATTAGTAGAGTTCCACTTCTAGATGTAATCGAGAATTCAGATCCAATGGATACTCCAGGGACTGTTGCTAATGAAGAAAATTTGAATCTACCCTCTTCTGTGAATGAACCAGTCAGTACTTCTGTGAATGAACTAGTCAGTACTATCTGTGATGGAGAACTTGCACCACAAGTTCCTGGTATCATAGAGTCTTCAAGTGTTTTCAATGACCAGACTATCCATGAGAGCTCTAAAAGCATAGAAATACCAAACGGTCATTCTGAAGATGAAGCCAGGAAGGAGTTTGATAATCTTGAGCCTGCAAATCCACACAATTTGATGGTTGTTTCACAGAGTCATCAAGGTACCGATGAATTAAGCTTCTCTCATGATGTGGATGATATAACCAAGGGAGAAGAAAGGGTTCAAGTTTCTTGGGTGAATGAAATTAATAAAGAGCATCCACCATTCTTTCACTATATACCTCGCAGTCTAATTTTCCAAAGCGCTTTTGTaaacttctctctctctctgatTGGTAACGATAATTGTTGCCAGTCTTGTTTTGGAAATTGCCTTACATCTTCTGTCCCATGTGCTTGTGCACGGGAAACTGGGGATGGGTATGCATACACACCAGAAGGTCTTGTTAAGGAAGATTTTTTGGAAGAGTGGATCTCTCTTGCTCGTGAATCTCAAGGAAGCCACCAGTTCTATTGCAATGAGTGTCCCCTTGAAAGATTGAAGAATGATGATTGTTTAGAACCCTGCAAAGGCCACTTAGAGAGGAAGCTTATAAAAGAATGTTGGAGTAAATGTGGTTGCCATAAGCATTGTGGCAATAGAGTGGTGCAGCGAGGAATAACTTGCAAGTTGCAG GTATTTTTTACTGCCGATGGAAAAGGATGGGGCCTTAGAACCCTTGAAGACCTACCTAAAGGGTCTTTTGTTTGTGAATATGCTGGAGAAATATTAACCATTTCAGAAATGTATCATAGAAAGGTGCAAAGCACCAAAAATGAGGTGCATGTTGACCCAGTATTATTAGATGGCTTTTGGAATAAAGAAGGGCCTTTCAAGGAGGAAAAAGCTCTCTGCTTGGATGCAACAAACTTTGGAAATGTTGCCAGATTTATCAATCACAG AACAAAAACTTGTTGA